The Ornithodoros turicata isolate Travis chromosome 7, ASM3712646v1, whole genome shotgun sequence genome includes a region encoding these proteins:
- the LOC135401421 gene encoding quinone oxidoreductase PIG3-like yields MAMNLEGKDKKSPNEDLMRAVEYVSGGGPEQMHISPVKKPVLKEKEILIRVHTTSINRADLMQRKGMYPPPPGASEILGLEAAGLVEKCGEGCSRWMEGDRVMALLSGGGYAEFVTVHEDHVMEIPESMTFEDAGGIPEAWLTAYQLLYKVADVKAGQKVLIHAGGSGVGLAVVQLARLAGAEPIVIAGAADKLLRATQLGAAAAYNYKKDNIVERVSKFTQGHGVDILLDCIGRSMLDENCRMIAVDGCWVLYGLMSGSKIESSEFLSLILRKRVRLQGTTLRSRSTEYKAQLIKDFVKDVLPRFSKKELQVAIDKVYPLGQISQAHKYVESNSNVGKVVIRVCADLPSPGQEHSEII; encoded by the exons AACGAAGATTTGATGCGTGCGGTGGAGTATGTTTCTGGTGGTGGTCCTGAACAGATGCACATAAGCCCAGTGAAAAAGCCAGTCCTCAAAGAAAAGGAGATCCTTATCAGAGTACACACAACATCTATCAATAGAGCTGACCTTATGCAG CGGAAAGGCATGTATCCTCCACCACCAGGTGCCAGTGAGATCTTGGGCCTGGAAGCCGCGGGGCTGGTTGAAAAGTGCGGAGAAGGCTGTTCACGTTGGATGGAAGGGGATCGTGTCATGGCCTTGCTTTCGGGTGGAG GCTACGCAGAGTTTGTGACAGTGCACGAAGACCACGTGATGGAAATTCCTGAAAGCATGACGTTCGAGGACGCCGGAGGAATACCCGAAGCGTGGCTCACTGCCTACCAACTGTTATACAAAGTCG cCGACGTTAAAGCTGGCCAGAAAGTACTCATTCACGCTGGTGGCAGTGGTGTGGGACTAGCTGTCGTGCAGCTGGCCCGCCTTGCAGGGGCCGAGCCAATCGTCATTGCAGGAGCAGCTGACAAGCTACTGAGGGCAACTCAACTGGGCGCTGCAGCTGCATACAACTACAAGAAGGATAACATAGTTGAGCGTGTCTCAAAATTTACTCAGG GACATGGCGTAGACATCCTATTAGATTGCATCGGACGCTCCATGTTGGACGAAAACTGCCGCATGATCGCCGTTGATGGATGTTGGGTGCTCTACGGCCTCATGAGCGGCTCCAAAATTGAATCGTCAGAGTTTCTAAGCCTGATACTGCGCAAGCGTGTTCGACTACAAGGCACAACACTGCGCTCTCGGAGTACTGAG TACAAGGCGCAGTTGATAAAGGATTTTGTGAAAGACGTTCTCCCGCGGTTTTCGAAAAAGGAACTTCAAGTGGCCATAGACAAAGTGTACCCCCTCGGGCAGATAAGTCAAGCACACAAGTACGTGGAAAGCAACAGCAACGTCGGCAAAGTTGTTATCAGGGTGTGTGCCGACTTGCCATCACCTGGGCAAGAGCACTCTGAAATTATTTGA
- the LOC135401422 gene encoding centrosomal protein 43-like, which yields MATMATDEDTELRDLLMEILEKKGVLNKIKAELRANVFLALEEQDDFKKDETEQREQIRDYISGETGRVAVALIHDFLDHFNLKFTRNVLDVESSCEGLEKEKLCSTLGITSGTTDHPVLFQLIDILTEQTLNRSQRVGKQAPGELRDVTQGNVTSPDAADKSAVPGDRTYHVEFENTPSRETGKKDVASEPENNGSLEWAAEAGDTEKVQRSTKTESDDGKSAMQAGPSGSLSSLKSLPPLNGFVKQPQEPLGGNEHASLQSDGRDSKQDNGRGTGSSRSGSENNSIEEELDEDLTNIDDVLNSSLSLGDMTADHSLSHASNLESCDYAESFHQPRM from the exons ATGGCTACCATGGCTACCGACGAGGACACCGAACTTCGCGATCTGCTTATGGAAATATTAGAGAAAAAGGGAGTTTTGAACAAGATAAAA GCTGAACTGCGCGCCAACGTTTTCCTAGCTCTCGAGGAGCAAGATGACTTCAAAAAAGATGAGACGGAACAAAGAGAGCAAATAAGAGACTACATTTCAGGCGAAACAGGCAGAGTGGCGGTCGCTTTAATTCACGACTTTTTGGATCATTTCAACTTGAAGTTCACGAGAAATGTGCTGGACGTCGAATCATCATGC GAAGGCctcgaaaaagagaaactttGCTCAACTCTAGGAATCACCAGCGGAACCACCGATCATCCTGTGCTGTTTCAGCTGATCGACATTTTGACTGAACAGACGTTAAATAGAAGCCAACGT GTGGGAAAGCAAGCACCAGGAGAGCTAAGAGATGTCACACAGGGAAACGTAACTAGCCCCGATGCAGCGGACAAAAGTGCTGTCCCTGGAGACAGGACATACCACGTGGAGTTTGAGAACACTCCATCTCGAGAGACAGGGAAAAAGGATGTCGCTTCAGAGCCAGAGAATAATGGAAG CTTAGAATGGGCTGCAGAGGCTGGAGACACCGAAAAAGTGCAACGTTCCACAAAAACTGAATCAGATGATGGAAAATCGGCTATGCAAGCTGGTCCTTCAGGCTCCTTGTCATCCTTGAAATCATTACCTCCACTGAATGGCTTTGTTAAGCAACCTCAAGAAC CATTAGGAGGAAATGAACACGCCTCCTTGCAGAG CGATGGTAGAGACTCCAAGCAGGACAATGGCAGGGGTACGGGCTCGAGTAGGAGTGGTTCAGAAAACAACAGCATTGAAGAGGAGCTAGACGAGGACCTTACAAATATAGACGACGTTCTCAATAGCAGCCTCTCACTA GGTGATATGACAGCGGACCATTCGTTATCTCACGCAAGTAATTTGGAGAGCTGCGACTATGCGGAAAGTTTCCACCAGCCACGAATGTAA
- the LOC135400011 gene encoding uncharacterized protein LOC135400011 — translation MEDEPEPATQSRSAEYKSDLIAHRYVIIILMAALVCALFFLLWIYMSKYGGSHIQGDPSCCPEEVKRLASTVDRSLDPCGNFYYYVCSNYERLGLGPFLSIGDRLLHEIRRSGSVNSSQDKYHLWQYDHSCMNTIWPVTTFASDLTSGIIEEFAVRARMTQQEVALFLLRTNVVYRIGNVIAVIVNAKEMFSKIKAIAAFNSLLKTDVNQDAIKAVNDILPEQDYAHNFENFSLFRDIFSDVPQESWNELQDEAPVAFDTSKPIIISNVAKLKKVLSVLANPKNQPASVALMTVSAVFNALVRFKLPNRKSKSSSLYDRLNSICFQQLKSLGHLITTMYATELTNRAKDDHIIEIHTAVMKSISSPEVSGTVFSEEDQPLVSSVLQNIRLVLPSEYVLTDIDFPNMTDEFGRNFLRGLTYEAKYRQAKVRQQLPRDVNENADTMLVNNSLYVSSRYYAASNFESPNRMVLNMAIVGIRMAESLWQYLMTGRNWSNETSTKADGVLNCSHGSLVDAAQVSRRTLAVRTVLRALDRSGWNNKQTWQDWKLSLGEVFYMWYVNSECMPQNARGDGENVNAPLRKIEDFIETFQCPAGSSMAQMAAC, via the exons ATGGAAGATGAACCTGAACCTGCTACTCAGTCTCGAAGTGCAGAGTATAAGTCCGACCTCATTGCCCACAGATATGTGATCATAATTTTAATGGCGGCGCTAgtttgtgcattgtttttccTCCTTTGGATATACATGTCGAAGTACGGTGGCAGCCACATCCAAGGTGATCCCTCTTGCTGCCCGGAAGAGGTGAAACGGTTAGCAAGTACCGTCGACCGAAGCCTAGATCCCTGCGGAAATTTCTACTATTACGTGTGCTCTAACTACGAAAGGCTCGGCTTAGGTCCATTTCTCAGCATCGGCGATCGGCTTCTGCACGAAATTCGTCGGAGTGGAAGCGTCAACTCCTCACAAGACAAGTACCATCTTTGGCAATACGACCACTCGTGCATGAACACCATATGGCCGGTAACCACATTTGCTAGTGATCTAACATCGGGCATCATTGAAGAGTTCGCCGTTCGAGCCCGCATGACTCAACAAGAGGTTGCTCTCTTTCTGCTTCGGACAAACGTGGTGTACAGAATTGGAAACGTCATCGCAGTGATCGTAAACGCGAAGGAAATGTTTTCCAAGATAA AAGCCATAGCAGCATTTAATTCCCTCTTGAAGACGGACGTTAACCAGGATGCCATAAAGGCGGTGAACGATATCCTCCCGGAGCAAGATTACGCGCACAACTTTGAAAACTTCAGTCTTTTCAGGGATATCTTTTCGGATGTACCTCAAGAGTCCTGGAACGAGCTACAAGATGAAGCACCTGTTGCATTCGACACCAGcaagccaatcatcatctcgaacgtCGCGAAACTGAAGAAGGTTCTAAGCGTCCTAGCCAATCCCAAGAACCAACCGGCAAGCGTTGCCCTAATGACCGTCAGCGCTGTTTTCAATGCGCTGGTACGGTTCAAACTTCCGAATCGCAAGTCCAAAAGTTCCTCCCTGTACGACAGACTCAACTCCATCTGCTTCCAGCAACTTAAATCGCTGGGACATCTCATAACGACCATGTACGCGACAGAGTTGACGAACAGGGCGAAGGACGACCACATCATCGAGATCCATACCGCAGTAATGAAATCGATTTCTTCACCCGAAGTCTCCGGGACTGTCTTCAGCGAGGAGGATCAACCTCTCGTGTCGTCGGTGTTGCAAAACATACGACTCGTGCTGCCGTCCGAATATGTCTTGACAGACATCGACTTTCCGAACATGACGGACGAGTTCGGAAGAAATTTTTTACGAGGCTTGACGTACGAAGCCAAGTATCGACAGGCAAAGGTACGACAGCAACTTCCCAGGGACGTGAATGAGAATGCGGACACGATGCTGGTCAACAATTCGCTCTATGTGTCGTCCAGGTACTACGCCGCTTCAAACTTTGAGAGCCCAAACAGAATGGTTCTGAATATGGCTATTGTTGGAATTAGAATGGCCGAGTCCTTGTGGCAATACTTGATGACGGGCAGGAACTGGAGCAACGAAACTTCCACGAAGGCCGACGGGGTGCTAAACTGCTCCCACGGCAGCCTCGTCGATGCGGCTCAGGTGTCCAGGAGAACACTGGCGGTGCGGACCGTCCTACGCGCGTTGGATCGAAGTGGCTGGAACAACAAGCAAACCTGGCAGGACTGGAAGTTGTCCCTAGGCGAAGTGTTTTACATGTGGTACGTAAACAGCGAATGTATGCCACAAAACGCGCGGGGAGATGGTGAGAACGTGAACGCTCCTCTGAGGAAAATTGAGGACTTCATAGAGACGTTCCAGTGCCCAGCTGGAAGTTCTATGGCACAGATGGCGGCATGCTGA
- the LOC135400013 gene encoding solute carrier family 22 member 13-like, translated as MAMSSSRRPSDAHQRMSPHSKASDIPGSPMMTFHYANPKVASDEAKAAVPRRTRVYRELGAAASSSAVPLRTINEPSPPYRASCAESVESSRSCALPHRPPVLERDSTVAPSSGDKRNPPEINARQYGAIRFGILVAFLLPFYDVIIHHFAPDVDHWCARPSFIKDKTTDKWKEYHLPKDETGNYSKCEIYKGDTSKEKVKVPCNEWEYSPEYGMTIVREWDLVCNRTWLVPVASSMFFIGSVCFLPLTGHVADWHGRRTVIRWATVSMQIISIAILFSHSFYLFLVLRFFLGAVASTLFVTTIVLLIETLSPNQRSTYGVAVHLGYAAGNLLVAVLALFRLSWRIIQFVAVGYTSLLLLCCIGVMESPEWQVASTQEPTLDNPQLKIWGYVVLNTVRPSGASIHMIQENGRKVASLILCWVAMSLTYQTGVEVVIQSEFIYLLLALLRVPADCVAVLIAARYDRHWGLTCGFLVVAFSCIVACLCVQEVVLFNIAAVSLNFSCVVAVALLWLSTSEYYPTVIRCTGVATCSAIGQLFSLGAPAFLRLGKLTDDRLPLLIVAVLCLSGGVLAYNFPETKHGPLVGTVHDLSELIANPIKSKARESIQEDSTCATTWKKGDSWLTWLLSGK; from the exons ATGGCAATGTCCTCTTCGAGGCGCCCGAGCGATGCACACCAACGGATGAGTCCCCACTCCAAAGCCTCGGACATCCCTGGCTCTCCGATGATGACTTTCCATTACGCAAATCCGAAAGTCGCAAGTGACGAAGCGAAGGCAGCGGTTCCACGAAGAACGCGGGTCTACCGTGAGTTGGGAGCTGCCGCCTCGTCATCCGCCGTCCCACTACGAACCATCAACGAACCGTCTCCTCCATACCGCGCGTCCTGCGCAGAAAGCGTAGAAAGCTCCCGCAGTTGCGCGTTGCCGCATCGACCACCTGTCCTGGAACGAGATTCGACCGTTGCACCTTCTTCTGGGGACAAGCGAAATCCTCCAGAGATCAATGCTCGCCAGTACGGTGCAATTCGTTTCGGGATTCTTGTGGCGTTCCTGCTGCCCTTCTACGATGTTATCATCCACCACTTTGCCCCAGACGTTGACCACTGGTGTGCACGACCGTCCTTTATCAA AGACAAGACAACTGATAAATGGAAAGAGTACCACCTGCCTAAGGACGAAACGGGGAACTATAGCAAATGTGAAATATACAAGGGCGATACGTCAAAGGAGAAAGTAAAAGTGCCGTGCAACGAGTGGGAATATTCCCCAGAGTATGGAATGACGATAGTACGAGAG TGGGATCTCGTTTGCAACAGGACCTGGTTGGTCCCTGTCGCGTCCTCCATGTTTTTCATTGGTTCCGTGTGTTTTCTGCCGCTCACGGGACACGTCGCAGACTG GCATGGCAGGAGGACAGTGATTCGCTGGGCTACCGTTTCCATGCAGATCATCAGCATAGCCATCCTTTTTTCGCATTCCTTTTACCTCTTCCTGGTGCTGAGGTTTTTCCTTGGTGCTGTGGCGTCCACCCTGTTTGTCACTACCATCGTTTTAT TGATCGAGACGCTTAGCCCAAATCAGCGATCTACGTACGGCGTAGCTGTGCATCTCGGATACGCAGCAGGCAATCTCCTGGTCGCTGTTCTTGCCCTGTTTCGTCTCAGCTGGCGTATCATTCAGTTTGTTGCTGTGGGCTATACTTCACTACTTTTACTTTGTTGCAT AGGTGTCATGGAATCTCCGGAGTGGCAGGTAGCCAGTACTCAGGAGCCAACTTTGGACAATCCTCAGTTGAAGATCTGGGGTTATGTGGTGCTCAACACCGTTCGC CCTTCAGGTGCAAGCATTCATATGATACAGGAGAACGGAAGGAAAGTGGCATCCTTAATTCTCTGCTG GGTGGCAATGTCCCTTACGTACCAAACAGGAGTTGAGGTCGTCATACAATCGGAATTTATCTATTTGCTGCTAGCACTACTACGTGTTCCCGCCGACTGTGTAGCCGTCCTGATCGCCGCTCGCTATGACCGGCATTGGGGCCTCACTTGTGGATTTCTTGTCGTCGCCTTTTCCTGCATTGTAGCGTGCCTATGTGTGCAAG AGGTGGTGCTGTTCAACATAGCAGCGGTCTCCTTGAACTTCTCCTGCGTCGTTGCCGTTGCGCTACTGTGGCTCTCTACATCGGAATACTATCCTACTGTCATTCGATGCACAGGCGTTGCCACGTGCTCAGCGATTGGACAACTTTTTTCCCTCGGAGCACCGGCTTTTTTGCGTTTG GGGAAGTTAACTGACGACCGTCTGCCCCTCTTAATCGTGGCCGTTCTCTGCTTATCTGGAGGGGTACTGGCATAtaactttccagaaaccaaaCATGGACCTCTGGTAGGGACAGTACACGATTTGTCCGAGCTCATCGCGAATCCTATTAAGAGCAAAGCAAGGGAGAGCATCCAAGAGGACTCAACATGCGCCACAACTTGGAAGAAAGGAGACAGTTGGCTTACGTGGCTTCTGAGTGGGAAATAA